The sequence CAACAGGGGGAATATCAGGATGCCAACGATTATGTCCAGGCATTTCCTGTTCACTCATAGGCTTCGTTAAATCGACTTTAAAAAGAGTTTCTGGCACGTTTTTTACCTCACTGAAAACAAGAGAAATTAGATCGAAAGTTGCAGAAAATTGAGTAATTATGCTTGCATTTTTGACAAGATTTCCTGTCAAAATTTATCTTGACATTTTTTTATTTCAGTAAAATGTATTGAATACAACAAAATGCGTTCTTTCTCAAAATTTTACTCAGCATTTAAGTTTTTCAGGATTTTCTTAGCCAAAAACTCTTTAATTTTTGTGTGTCTTGGTAGAGTGCTAAGCACTGGGGAAAATATTACAATACCCAATTGATGAGTTAATTGCTAAGGTTTGGCATAGGCTAAAACCGCATAAAATGGATCGCTTCCTCCCATCCCCAACATCTGGAAAATAGCAGGAACAGAGGGTTGTTTTTGAATCACTTCGGGTTCGCTAAAGCCACCCGCAGCTTTGAAATATCGCTTCACTAACTCCACGCGCATTGCTTCACTACTATCGCGCCAAGCCGAAATCGCTTTTTGATAAAACATCCGATTAGAAAAACTGATGATGGCGATACCATTGGGTTTTAAGACGCGATGAATCTCTTGAAAAATCTCTTCAGGGTATTGGAGATACTGCACCGAAACGGCATTTAAAACGGCATCAAATTCTTGATTAGGGAAGGGAAAAGTACCATTTTCATTCAAATTTTGGACAAAATAATGATCTAAGCGGGGGTTACGGGCAAGTTCTTCCTCGTTCATCCCGTGTCCTTCCACATGAGCAAATTTTATATCATCTGGAAGGTGACACACCCAACTACTCATCATGTCCAGAATACGAGTATTGGGCTGGAGTCGTTCCTGATAGAGTTGACTTAATTCATCAATAAAAGACTCATCCACATGAGTCACTAAGCGCGGGATGGCATAGAAGTCATGATCAGGACTGGCATCGAGTTTTTGGCGTTGTTCAGGTTGCAGTAACATGAGTGAGAGCTTAAAATTCCTTTACACTTTTGATTCTATCGTTGAGGTCACTGGTCACTGGTCACTGATCACTGATTACTGTTAATCGGATAAACCCAACACACTCGCCAGTAATGCTTTCTGGGCGTGCATTCGATTTTCCGCTTGTTGCCAAACGCGCGATCGCGCTGACTCTAAAACATCTTCTGTAATTTCTTCCCCCCGATGAGCCGGTAAACAGTGTAATATAATCGCTTCAGGAGAGGCTAAATTGACTAAATCTTCATTCACCTGAAACGATTGAAACACAGGTAAACGTTCCGCTGCGGAATCTTCCTGTCCCATACTTGCCCAAACATCAGTATAAAGGACTTCTGCGCCTTCCACAGCCTCTTTTGCATCATCGGTAAGCGTAATTTCAGTTCCAGATTGAGCAAGGTGTTTCGCTTGTTCTACAATCGCGGAATCAGGCTGATAAGTCGGTGGCGTTGCAATGCGAATATTCACCCCAGCTAACGCACAGCCTAACAACAGGGAATGCGCCACATTATTCCCATCGCCGAGATAAGTTAACGTTAACCCTTCTAAGGTCTGAAACGTCTCCTGCATCGTCAATAAATCCGCTAAAATCTGGCAGGGATGAGACAAATCACTTAAGGCATTAATCACGGGAATATCAGCATATTCAGCAAACTGTTCAATCTCTTTTTGAGCAAACGTCCGAATCGCGATCGCGTCTAAATAGCCCCCTAAAACCCTTGCTGTATCTTGAATTGGCTCACCTCGCCCCACCTGCATCGCTTGGGGATTCAAATCAATCACCTGACCCCCTAAATGATACATCGCCACACTAAAAGAAACTCGCGTCCGCGTCGAAGCCTTATAGAATAACAGCCCTAAGACTTGATTTGCAGCAGATCGTGGAGTATATCCCGTTTTCAACTTTTGAGCTAAATCCAAAAGTGTTTCTAATTCGTTGACAGTTAAGTCCGCTAGGCTGAGTAAATTTCGTCCCTTCATTCTGACTTTAAGTTGTTTTTAAATGGGTGTTCTCTCTTCTACCCTTGCCAAGAGCGAGAGCAATAAAGCTATAATTATAGACTTCAATCTCAAACCTCAGCATCAAATCAATCGGGTGAGTTTCTTCACTCCCAACAGATTTGGGGCAAAAATTTGCTAGTCTGTGGGAATAGCTTTGGGAACGGGTAGTTAGATATGAGTGTAGATATACAAATTGGTCAAGGAAAAACCGCACGTCGCGCTTATGGAATTGATGAAATTGCATTAGTTCCAGGACGGCGCACACTAGATCCCAGTTTACCGAACACCACTTGGCAACTGGGTGATTTACAACGAGAAATTCCGATCATTGCTAGTGCAATGGATGGCGTGGTGGATGTTAAAATGGCAGTCTTACTTTCAGAATTAGGCGCGTTGGGGGTTTTAAACCTAGAGGGGATTCAAACCCGCTACGAAGACCCAAAACCCATTTTGGATCGCATTGCCTCTGTGGGTAAAACAGAATTTGTGGGCTTAATGCAGGAATTATATGCAGCGCCCATCCAACCCGAATTAATTAAAAAGCGTATCAGTGAAATTAAATCCCAAGGGGGGATTGCTGCCGTTAGTGCAACGCCTGCTGGTGCAGCGAAATTTGGGGACTCTGTTGCAGAAGTTGGGGCTGATGTCTTTTTTGTGCAAGCAACCGTCGTTTCAACCGCCCACTTATCCCCTGATGCAGTCACTCCCTTAGATTTAGGAGAGTTCTGTCAAAAAATGCCCATGCCCGTCATTCTCGGGAACTGTGTTACCGAAGCCGTCGCTTATGACTTAATGAAAGCAGGTGCATCGGGAGTTCTGGTTGGCATTGGTCCTGGTGCTGCTTGTACCTCTCGTGGTGTGTTGGGTGTGGGGGTTCCTCAAGCAACCGCCGTGGCTGATTGTGCAGCAGCGAGAGAGCAATATTATCAAGAAAGTGGACGCTATGTTCCCATTATTGCCGATGGTGGCTTAGTCACAGGGGGTGATATTTGTAAATGTATTGCTTGTGGTGCAGATGCGGTGATGATTGGTTCCCCCTTCGCCCGTGCAGCAGAAGCCCCTGGACAAGGCTTCCACTGGGGAATGGCAACCCCTAGCCCAGTTTTACCCCGTGGCACTCGTATCAGCGTTGGTACGACTGGCAGTGTGCAAGAAATTCTCACAGGGCCTGCTCGTCTTGATGATGGAACGCACAACTTATTAGGTGCATTAAAAACCAGTATGGGAACGTTAGGGGCGAAAAACCTGAAGGAAATGCAACAAGTGGAAGTGGTTATTGCACCTTCCCTGTTAACAGAAGGTAAGGTTTATCAGAAAGCGCAACAGTTGGGAATGGGTAAGTAGTATTGCAGTACACGCTAGATTAATAGGCTAGTCGTCGGGTGGGCATTGCCCACCCGACAATGTAGTCCTTGTACAATTGAAAAAACGAGACTATTTTGTGATGATGCTGCAAACTGAAACCAGTTATTCCACCACTGATCTGGCAAATCTTGCGATCCAACAACTCCGTCAAACGGGCTGTGAATATGGAGAAATTCGGCTTGGTCGGTATCGCACGCAAACTCTAATGGCGCGCGATCGCAGCTTGACTACCCTTGCTGATAATATTAGCTCTGGTTATGGCATTCGCGTCCTCTTAAATGGGGCTTGGGGCTTTGCAGCCAGTCATGAAAAAACACCAGCAGCCCTCACTCGTACCATTAATTTAGCCGTTGAAATTGCAAAGGGAACCCATCTCACCCAACAGCAACCGGTGCGGTTAGCGCCTGTGGAAGCCTATCAGGATACGTACATCACTCCCATCCAGATTAACCCGTTTGAGATTCCCCTCACGGATAAAGCAAACTTACTGCTTTCTCTCAATGAGCAATTATTGGGATATGAAAACCGAGGTGTGAAAAAAGCCTTCTCCTTCCTTCGTTTTTCCCAAGAAGACAAAACCTTTGCTTCCACAGAAGGATCGCAGATTCAACAAACGATTTATCGCTCTCATCCCGGTTTCGGTTGTATGGCGATCGCGCAAGGAGACGCACAAACTCGCAGCTATGAACGTCCACCTTTGAACATCGGCTATGAACATATTAATCCCGAGGATCTATTTGCACAAGTCCAGCGAGTGGCGGAAGAAGCGATTGAAAAAGTCCATGCTGAACCTGCACCGACGCGCGATCGCGCAACCCTAATCCTCAAACCCAGTAACCTCTATCTCACCATTCACGAATCCGTAGGACACCCCACAGAATTAGATCGCGTCTTCGGGTATGAAGCCAACTTCGCCGGAACCAGTTTTGCCACAACCGATAAACTGGGAGCACTGCGTTATGCAGCCCCTTGGGTTAACTTTAAAGCCGATCGCACACAAGCGGGTGGACGCAGCACCGTGGGTTATGACGATGAAGGAGTGAAAGCCCAATCTTGGTATGTGGTCAAAGATGGCGTATTAGTGGATTATCTCAGCGATCGCGAAACCGCTCATCGTCTCGGACGTGCTACCAGCAACGGGAGTTCCTTTGCCGATAGTTGGTCAAGTGTTCCCATGGTTCGCATTCCCAACTTAGGCTTAGAACCAGGAGAAGCAGGGGGAAGCCACACCGCCAGTTTAGAAGCAATGATCGCTGATACCAAAGATGGCATTCTCATTGATGGTGTCGGAAGTTTTTCCATTGATCAACAACGGCGCAACTTTCAGTTTGGCGGAGATGCTTTCTGGCGCGTGAAAGACGGCAAAATTGCGGGCATGGTGAAAGATTTAACCTATCATTCCATGACCACTGACTTTTGGCAAAAAGTGGATGCTTTGGGGGGTGCTGATGAGTGGGAACAATGTGGAACCAATATCTGTGGCAAAGGGGAACCGATTCAAATTGCACAAATGACTCACGGCTGCGTTCCCGTGCGCGTTCAGGATATTGAAATTGGCAGAAGTTAGTTAGGTACTGCCATACTTGGGGAGAGAGTTATGAACATCTCCTAGAAATGTTACAGGATGCAGTTCAAGGCTGGCTGGATGTTGCGAGTGAGCCAGAGGAACTTTGAAAAGTATTATGAAGAACGCTGGACTGACTGAAGAAGAAGTGTGGTTTTATTTGGGGAAAGCGTGATCGCGAGAACCAGTTGAACCAGTATTAGGTAATGTTAAATCATCTTCTTCCAGCAGAAGTTTTAGCACTTCCTCACCATTCTTAGCTGCTTCCTCATAACTATTACCATGACTGCGATCGGTTTGTTCTGGAAAGTCATCCGTACTCCGCCGTGAGACGACGGAGCCTGCGGATGACCGTTGGTCAGGCAAATGGACTAAATAACAATCATCTTCATCTGACCACATAATAACCATTTGATATTGCAGATTCGTCATTCTTCATCTCCTGCTTGTTGTTTCACCGAAAGCACGTGAGGCTACGACAAGCCGCGCGAAGCGGGTCGTAGAGCGGGGCTTTCAAGGGGGCGAAGTGAATTCGCCCCACAGCCCCTTGGGATAGTGCGAAAGCGCGAGGGGTTCGATGCCCCGAAGCTAAACAAAACCTAGATATGTTATAATCACAATGGTGAACTTTTGAAGACGATGGAACAGACGTTAACCCTAGTAGTAAAGCTGAATGTAGAACCTGAGCAAGCGGATCAACTTGAAGAGACTGCTCAGGCTTTTGCTAATGCTTGCTCTTGGATTAATGAAAACGTCAACCATCGCTTAACGAATAGGAACTCCATCCAAGCTGTTTGCTACAGCGACGTTAAAGAAAGGTTTGGATTAAAGGCAAATCATATTGTCCGTGCTTGCGCCAGAGTAGGGGCTAACCGATCAACCGCCAAGGCAAAAGGTAGAAAAGTGAAAGGGTTTAAGCCTACTAGCTTTGATTGTGATGGTCGAACGTTCTCCTTTCGAGAAAAAGATTGGACTGTTAGCGTAACTACCCTTGGAAAGCGGTTAAGACTCCCTTTAAGAGCTAGCAACTACCATCGCGGAAAGTTAACGGGACAGAAACCGACTTCGGCTCAAATCTGCAAGCATAAAGACGATCAGTGGTATGTCCACATTCAGCTTAAAAATATTCCCCCTACCCCTCAAAAGACATCTAATGTGATTGGGGTCGATTTTGGGAGAAGGGAAATTGCTAAAACCTCAACCAATCAAGGCTGGGACGGGAAGAACATTCAACAAAAACGAGATAGGTTTAGTCGAGTAAGAGCATCTCTTCAGAAGAAAGCATCCCAAGGCAAGTCCGCGTCGCCTGGGGTTTCCCCAGGCGTTTATGCCGGAGGCACAAGGTCGTCTCGACGCAGATGTCGAGAAGTCTTGAAACGGTTATCGGGACGCGAGAAGAGATATCAAAAATGGTTAAACCACAATATCTCAAAGCAAATCATTGAGGAGGCAAAGCAGACCAACTCAACGGTGGCAATTGAAGATTTAACGGGCATTCGGGAGCGAACTAACCAGAAACCCAGAAACAAGACGGAAAGAAGACGGTCTAACAATTGGGCTTTCTATCAGTTAAGAACGTTCTTGGAATACAAGGGAATTAAAGAAGGAATTAAGGTAGTAGCAGTTCCTCCTGCCTATACCAGCCAAACTTGCCACTGTTGTAACCACATAGGAATTAGAACCAACAAAAATTTCAAGTGTTCTAATCAGTTTTGTGGTTGGATTGGCGATGCCGACTTAAATGGTGCTTTAATGATTAAGAAATGGGGCTGCTCTATAAACCAGCCTGGAGGCTCGGAAGTTCTATCCTGTAGAATTTCCAGGGCTACTGAAAACCCTAACCGAGCGCGAAGCGGGTTAGGGTAGTTTATAGCTTTGATTGCTTCTTGAACTTCCTTTTCTTGATCAGGTTTAGCATTATTTCCGTCTTTACCAGATAAGGTAATCCGACCTGGATCAAGCAATAGTCGTAGGGTGGGCAATGCCCACCCAACAATGGAGTCCTTCTTGGTTAAAAGTGGTATAACATCACCGAACAGCCCTGCCTTAGTCATCCGTACTCCGCCGTGAGACGACGAAGCCTGCGGATGACCGTTGGTCAAGATCTTGTTATTCATTATTCTGTTACAGGTTGAACTTGA comes from Halothece sp. PCC 7418 and encodes:
- a CDS encoding class I SAM-dependent methyltransferase, which encodes MLLQPEQRQKLDASPDHDFYAIPRLVTHVDESFIDELSQLYQERLQPNTRILDMMSSWVCHLPDDIKFAHVEGHGMNEEELARNPRLDHYFVQNLNENGTFPFPNQEFDAVLNAVSVQYLQYPEEIFQEIHRVLKPNGIAIISFSNRMFYQKAISAWRDSSEAMRVELVKRYFKAAGGFSEPEVIQKQPSVPAIFQMLGMGGSDPFYAVLAYAKP
- the argF gene encoding ornithine carbamoyltransferase, with the translated sequence MKGRNLLSLADLTVNELETLLDLAQKLKTGYTPRSAANQVLGLLFYKASTRTRVSFSVAMYHLGGQVIDLNPQAMQVGRGEPIQDTARVLGGYLDAIAIRTFAQKEIEQFAEYADIPVINALSDLSHPCQILADLLTMQETFQTLEGLTLTYLGDGNNVAHSLLLGCALAGVNIRIATPPTYQPDSAIVEQAKHLAQSGTEITLTDDAKEAVEGAEVLYTDVWASMGQEDSAAERLPVFQSFQVNEDLVNLASPEAIILHCLPAHRGEEITEDVLESARSRVWQQAENRMHAQKALLASVLGLSD
- a CDS encoding GuaB3 family IMP dehydrogenase-related protein gives rise to the protein MSVDIQIGQGKTARRAYGIDEIALVPGRRTLDPSLPNTTWQLGDLQREIPIIASAMDGVVDVKMAVLLSELGALGVLNLEGIQTRYEDPKPILDRIASVGKTEFVGLMQELYAAPIQPELIKKRISEIKSQGGIAAVSATPAGAAKFGDSVAEVGADVFFVQATVVSTAHLSPDAVTPLDLGEFCQKMPMPVILGNCVTEAVAYDLMKAGASGVLVGIGPGAACTSRGVLGVGVPQATAVADCAAAREQYYQESGRYVPIIADGGLVTGGDICKCIACGADAVMIGSPFARAAEAPGQGFHWGMATPSPVLPRGTRISVGTTGSVQEILTGPARLDDGTHNLLGALKTSMGTLGAKNLKEMQQVEVVIAPSLLTEGKVYQKAQQLGMGK
- a CDS encoding TldD/PmbA family protein; the protein is MMLQTETSYSTTDLANLAIQQLRQTGCEYGEIRLGRYRTQTLMARDRSLTTLADNISSGYGIRVLLNGAWGFAASHEKTPAALTRTINLAVEIAKGTHLTQQQPVRLAPVEAYQDTYITPIQINPFEIPLTDKANLLLSLNEQLLGYENRGVKKAFSFLRFSQEDKTFASTEGSQIQQTIYRSHPGFGCMAIAQGDAQTRSYERPPLNIGYEHINPEDLFAQVQRVAEEAIEKVHAEPAPTRDRATLILKPSNLYLTIHESVGHPTELDRVFGYEANFAGTSFATTDKLGALRYAAPWVNFKADRTQAGGRSTVGYDDEGVKAQSWYVVKDGVLVDYLSDRETAHRLGRATSNGSSFADSWSSVPMVRIPNLGLEPGEAGGSHTASLEAMIADTKDGILIDGVGSFSIDQQRRNFQFGGDAFWRVKDGKIAGMVKDLTYHSMTTDFWQKVDALGGADEWEQCGTNICGKGEPIQIAQMTHGCVPVRVQDIEIGRS
- a CDS encoding type II toxin-antitoxin system HicB family antitoxin gives rise to the protein MTNLQYQMVIMWSDEDDCYLVHLPDQRSSAGSVVSRRSTDDFPEQTDRSHGNSYEEAAKNGEEVLKLLLEEDDLTLPNTGSTGSRDHAFPK
- a CDS encoding RNA-guided endonuclease TnpB family protein, with translation MEQTLTLVVKLNVEPEQADQLEETAQAFANACSWINENVNHRLTNRNSIQAVCYSDVKERFGLKANHIVRACARVGANRSTAKAKGRKVKGFKPTSFDCDGRTFSFREKDWTVSVTTLGKRLRLPLRASNYHRGKLTGQKPTSAQICKHKDDQWYVHIQLKNIPPTPQKTSNVIGVDFGRREIAKTSTNQGWDGKNIQQKRDRFSRVRASLQKKASQGKSASPGVSPGVYAGGTRSSRRRCREVLKRLSGREKRYQKWLNHNISKQIIEEAKQTNSTVAIEDLTGIRERTNQKPRNKTERRRSNNWAFYQLRTFLEYKGIKEGIKVVAVPPAYTSQTCHCCNHIGIRTNKNFKCSNQFCGWIGDADLNGALMIKKWGCSINQPGGSEVLSCRISRATENPNRARSGLG